The following coding sequences lie in one Pseudomonas syringae CC1557 genomic window:
- a CDS encoding polyamine ABC transporter substrate-binding protein has product MLKKYLAALMLLASTSHAAETVNILNWTDYIAPDTLTKFQAETGYKTTYDTFDSNEALNAKLVAGHSGYDVVFPSIHFMGRQIEKGLLKPLDKSQLPNWKNLNPVLLKVLEASDPGNRHGFPYLWGSTGIGYDAARVKAILGKDAPLDSWDLVLKPENMKKLAQCGVAFLDSAPALFPITLNYLGLPPHSEVPDDYSKARAVLDSVRPYIRNFSAADYVADLAAGKICVAVGYSGDISQAQELAVKAGSSTRISYVVPREGAPMWFDMIAIPADATDVKGAYAFMNYLLRPEVIANITNTVHYANGNEKADALINPGIWSDTNIYPDADMLSRLFVMAQIPVDIDELRLRIWNEIMAGK; this is encoded by the coding sequence ATGCTGAAAAAATACCTTGCTGCTCTCATGCTGCTGGCCTCGACCAGCCATGCGGCGGAGACGGTCAATATCCTCAACTGGACCGACTATATCGCGCCGGACACGCTGACAAAGTTCCAGGCCGAGACCGGTTACAAGACCACGTATGACACCTTTGACAGCAACGAAGCGTTGAACGCAAAGCTGGTGGCTGGCCATTCCGGTTACGACGTGGTATTCCCGTCCATCCATTTCATGGGGCGGCAAATCGAAAAAGGGTTGCTCAAACCTCTCGACAAGAGCCAGTTGCCCAATTGGAAAAATCTCAATCCGGTATTGCTCAAGGTGCTGGAAGCCAGTGATCCGGGAAACCGTCACGGTTTCCCGTACCTGTGGGGCAGCACCGGAATTGGCTATGACGCGGCCAGGGTCAAGGCAATTCTTGGCAAGGATGCGCCTCTTGATTCCTGGGATCTGGTGCTGAAGCCGGAAAACATGAAAAAGCTCGCCCAGTGCGGTGTCGCGTTCCTCGACAGTGCGCCAGCCCTGTTTCCGATCACCTTGAATTACCTCGGTTTGCCGCCGCACAGCGAAGTGCCGGACGATTACAGCAAGGCCCGAGCGGTGCTCGACAGCGTAAGGCCCTATATTCGTAACTTCAGTGCCGCTGATTATGTTGCCGACCTGGCCGCCGGGAAAATCTGCGTTGCCGTGGGGTATTCAGGAGACATCTCCCAAGCCCAGGAGTTGGCCGTGAAGGCGGGCAGCAGCACCAGGATCAGCTACGTAGTGCCCAGGGAAGGCGCGCCCATGTGGTTCGACATGATCGCCATTCCGGCCGACGCGACGGACGTCAAAGGTGCTTACGCCTTCATGAACTACCTGCTGCGTCCGGAGGTGATTGCCAACATCACCAACACCGTGCATTACGCAAACGGTAATGAAAAAGCGGATGCGCTGATCAATCCCGGCATATGGTCGGACACTAATATCTATCCTGATGCCGACATGCTCAGCCGCCTGTTCGTGATGGCCCAGATCCCTGTCGACATCGACGAGCTGCGCCTGCGGATATGGAATGAAATCATGGCGGGCAAATAG
- a CDS encoding aliphatic sulfonate ABC transporter substrate-binding protein, translating into MPRLPVSFRLQSPHALFRWIATTCALAVSLQGAAVHADETKPAEIRLDYAYYSPVSLALKHFGWLEKALPDAKVTWVLSQGSNRSLEYLNSGSVDFASSASLSAVLARANGSPIKSVYVYSRAEWTALVVRKDSPLQSVAELKGKKIAATKGTDPYLFTLRALQQAGLKKDDVELLHLQHPDGRTALEKGDVDAWAGLDPHMAASEIQSGSRLLYRNKDFNSYGVLSVTETYAKEHPQAIRTVLTAYEKAREWAVKNPDELARLLATESGLPLEVARLQLSRTDLGNPQLSAKDVEASKAAAPILISEDLVRKGVNVEQVIDQLITPDFSKVVIATP; encoded by the coding sequence ATGCCACGTCTTCCTGTTTCTTTTCGGTTGCAGTCTCCTCATGCACTGTTTCGCTGGATAGCGACGACCTGCGCTTTGGCCGTAAGTCTGCAGGGCGCAGCAGTGCACGCGGATGAAACCAAGCCTGCCGAGATCCGTCTGGATTATGCCTACTACTCGCCGGTCAGCCTGGCGCTCAAGCATTTCGGCTGGCTGGAAAAAGCGCTTCCGGACGCCAAAGTCACCTGGGTGCTGAGCCAGGGCAGTAACCGTTCGCTGGAATACCTGAACAGCGGCAGTGTCGACTTTGCCTCTTCGGCCAGTTTGTCTGCAGTGCTGGCCCGGGCCAACGGTAGCCCGATAAAGTCGGTTTACGTTTACAGCCGGGCAGAATGGACCGCTCTGGTGGTGCGCAAGGACTCGCCACTGCAATCGGTGGCCGAGTTGAAAGGCAAGAAGATCGCCGCCACCAAAGGCACCGACCCGTACTTGTTCACCCTGCGTGCGCTGCAACAGGCCGGTCTGAAAAAGGATGATGTCGAGCTCCTGCACCTGCAGCATCCCGACGGGCGTACCGCGCTTGAAAAAGGCGATGTGGACGCCTGGGCAGGACTTGACCCGCACATGGCGGCCAGCGAAATCCAGTCCGGCTCACGCCTGCTTTACCGCAACAAGGATTTCAACAGTTATGGCGTGCTGAGCGTGACCGAAACTTATGCCAAAGAACACCCGCAAGCGATCAGAACGGTCTTGACCGCCTATGAAAAAGCCCGCGAATGGGCGGTGAAGAACCCGGATGAGCTGGCCAGGTTGCTGGCGACCGAGTCAGGCCTTCCGCTCGAGGTCGCTCGCCTGCAATTGTCGCGTACCGATCTAGGCAACCCGCAACTGAGCGCAAAAGACGTGGAGGCCTCCAAAGCTGCCGCGCCGATCCTGATCTCGGAAGACCTGGTGCGCAAAGGTGTCAATGTCGAGCAGGTGATTGATCAGTTGATCACCCCGGACTTCTCCAAAGTCGTGATAGCGACACCATGA
- a CDS encoding DUF1652 domain-containing protein codes for MTKVTFPNACQLMRWHFHPIGFEASMDAPGSMIARLFDRASGETVVAIAGLPCSTVMNAADVERIIEAIEDELELFGAHTQRQVAGFS; via the coding sequence ATGACTAAAGTCACCTTCCCCAATGCCTGCCAATTGATGCGCTGGCATTTCCACCCGATTGGCTTTGAAGCCTCAATGGATGCGCCCGGCAGCATGATCGCCAGGCTGTTTGATCGAGCCAGTGGCGAAACGGTGGTGGCCATTGCTGGTCTGCCCTGTTCCACCGTGATGAACGCTGCGGACGTCGAGCGCATCATCGAAGCCATCGAGGACGAGCTGGAGCTGTTTGGCGCGCACACTCAGCGGCAGGTGGCGGGCTTTTCCTGA
- a CDS encoding ABC transporter ATP-binding protein, producing the protein MPDSLLNIRVEHKAFAGHTVLQGIDLSLQPGEIVSLLGPSGCGKSTLLRIVAGLEQDFRGAVARTGGEVAFVFQEPRLMPWLTVEQNIGFSDDERYDRDWVGQLIEEVGLAGFANALPKALSGGMAQRVAIARGLYSQPAVLLLDEPFSAVDAFTRMKLQDLLLQLARRHAITLLLVTHDVDEALYLSNRVLVMGSRPGTITHELAIGLTTPRDRRDPLLARLKAQALTELHQAHVI; encoded by the coding sequence ATGCCGGATTCGTTGCTGAACATTCGTGTAGAGCACAAGGCTTTCGCTGGCCATACCGTGTTGCAAGGCATTGATCTGTCATTGCAGCCAGGGGAAATCGTCAGTCTGCTCGGCCCCAGCGGTTGCGGTAAAAGTACGCTGCTGCGTATTGTCGCCGGACTTGAGCAGGATTTTCGGGGTGCGGTCGCGCGGACCGGGGGCGAAGTGGCGTTCGTGTTCCAGGAGCCGAGGCTGATGCCCTGGCTGACGGTAGAGCAAAATATCGGCTTCAGTGACGATGAACGCTACGACCGCGACTGGGTCGGTCAGTTGATCGAAGAAGTGGGTCTGGCAGGCTTTGCCAATGCATTGCCAAAGGCGCTGTCCGGCGGTATGGCGCAGCGCGTGGCGATTGCGCGCGGCCTGTATTCGCAGCCGGCCGTATTACTACTGGATGAACCGTTCAGCGCAGTGGATGCCTTCACCCGCATGAAGCTTCAGGACCTGCTGCTGCAACTGGCACGACGTCACGCAATCACCCTGTTGCTGGTGACCCATGATGTCGACGAAGCGCTGTATCTGAGCAATCGCGTGCTGGTCATGGGCAGTCGTCCCGGCACCATCACCCATGAACTGGCTATCGGACTGACAACGCCGAGAGATCGCCGTGATCCCCTGCTGGCCCGACTCAAGGCTCAGGCACTGACCGAACTGCATCAGGCGCATGTCATCTGA
- a CDS encoding ABC transporter permease, translating to MTSQEKSLHAVPQTTSTERQARNLWQRSGTRLKGLVVPALVIVLLEVIVRIGWLPSYQMPAPSEILLTLRDLADGALWKHVSASLLRVLSGFLIGAGLALLFAAWVGLSREAEAYLEPTFAGLRSIPSLAWVPLLLLWLGIGETSKIVLIAIGAFFPVYLNGVAAIRGIDRKLVEVGQMYGFSRYRLTRRILLPAALPGLFTGLRSGMSLAWMFLVAAELIAATKGLGYLLSDGRETSRPDIVLAAIIVLATLGKLSDGLLAGLEKRFLAWRDTFNGQSREG from the coding sequence ATGACCAGCCAGGAAAAGTCTCTGCATGCGGTGCCGCAGACCACGTCGACTGAGCGTCAGGCGCGCAACCTGTGGCAGCGCTCCGGCACACGACTCAAAGGGCTGGTAGTCCCCGCGCTGGTTATCGTGTTGCTGGAAGTCATCGTGCGTATCGGCTGGTTGCCGTCTTACCAGATGCCGGCACCCAGCGAAATACTGCTGACCCTGCGAGACCTGGCAGACGGTGCCTTGTGGAAGCACGTCAGCGCCAGCCTGTTACGCGTTCTGAGTGGTTTTCTGATAGGTGCCGGTCTAGCGCTGCTATTCGCGGCCTGGGTCGGGCTCAGTCGCGAGGCAGAGGCTTATCTGGAACCGACCTTCGCCGGGCTGCGCTCAATCCCCAGTCTGGCCTGGGTCCCGCTGCTGTTGCTGTGGCTGGGGATCGGCGAGACGTCAAAGATCGTGCTGATTGCCATCGGCGCGTTCTTCCCCGTTTACCTTAATGGTGTGGCAGCGATTCGCGGCATTGACCGCAAGCTGGTGGAGGTAGGCCAGATGTATGGTTTCAGTCGCTACCGCCTGACCCGCCGCATTCTGCTGCCCGCCGCCCTGCCCGGCCTTTTCACCGGTTTGCGCAGCGGTATGAGCCTGGCCTGGATGTTTCTGGTGGCCGCCGAACTGATAGCGGCCACTAAAGGCCTGGGTTACCTGCTCAGTGACGGGCGCGAAACTTCGCGCCCGGACATCGTGCTGGCGGCGATTATCGTTCTGGCCACGCTGGGCAAATTGAGCGACGGCCTGCTGGCTGGCCTGGAAAAACGCTTTCTGGCCTGGCGAGACACATTCAACGGTCAGAGCCGTGAGGGTTGA